One Silene latifolia isolate original U9 population chromosome 4, ASM4854445v1, whole genome shotgun sequence DNA segment encodes these proteins:
- the LOC141651724 gene encoding uncharacterized protein LOC141651724, which produces MTAVKPSSSSIIKNHKNCNKKRINSVDFSISGTSSVVKLASNPVEIEPLDLDDLIADEETEAWVTQGRNKGKTQLSTIHEESEEFILGLWDKYGIDRISFMPSGVFLVRFKRSKDQEAVLNHGHFLFENKPLIVRPWNAQDPLTKSDVSVVPVWVRLLNLPLKFWGQGIPKISGLIGDYVRCDEQTEARTRLGYARVLIDVPFNQHPPKNVKFLDEAGNLVTINVEFEWLPILCKTCGGIGHIDNAWPHSGGFPLATPARAIIRLSRQELLDQGSQAAKFGQCTFMDALNNATPKVGIGTVHELATGEQFYLTMVYAFNGLSERKPLWIRLQDISGQIHSPWIICGDFNTVLAPSERLGGSTTEEEMEDFQNCLDVCHMVDMPATGSLFTWNNKQEAATRVFSRLDRALVNHEWSDQKKEFYAHFHPEGCFDHTPCIIQRLSAMGQRKGSFKYFNMWSTTEHFLPCVTQAWGHRITGTPMFKFVRKLKLLKQPLKQLNRELFADVENNTMRAWKHLESIQSQIRSDPTNPDLIGIEIKAAKEYQELQKACDSFLLQKSKATWIHEGDNNSKVFHSYMKSRQDHRDWLNKPVTNDEIKEALFQTPNHKAPGPDGYSSAFFKDAWSVVGEELCEVVKDFFIHCRLTRVLPEIISPTQGGFIKGRNIIENILVCQEVIRLYNRASVSPRCLIKVDLKKAYDSVNWDFFM; this is translated from the exons ATGACGGCGGTTAAACCTTCATCGTCCTCAAtcatcaaaaatcataaaaattgcaaTAAAAAGCGTATTAATTCTgtggatttctcaatctcaggaacTTCATCTGTTGTCAAGCTTGCTTCAAATCCGGTTGAAATTGAGCCGTTGGACCTTGATGACCTTATTGCTGATGAAGAAACAGAGGCGTGGGTCACTCAGGGACGGAACAAAGGGAAAACGCAGCTGTCGACTATACATGAAGAATCTGAAG AATTTATATTGGGGTTATGGGATAAATATGGTATTGACAGGATCTCTTTCATGCCTTCTGGTGTTTTCCTTGTTCGTTTCAAGAGGTCAAAGGATCAGGAGGCCGTCTTAAACCATGGTCACTTCCTCTTTGAGAACAAGCCATTGATTGTTCGTCCTTGGAATGCTCAGGACCCTCTAACAAAATCTGATGTTTCAGTTGTCCCTGTATGGGTTAGATTGTTGAACTTACCACTAAAATTTTGGGGACAAGGGATACCTAAAATTTCAGGTTTAATTGGAGACTATGTTAGATGTGATGAACAAACAGAGGCTAGAACAAGGCTTGGGTATGCTAGGGTTCTGATAGATGTCCCTTTCAATCAGCATCCTCCAAAAAATGTTAAGTTTCTAGATGAAGCAGGGAATTTGGTTACCATAAATGTTGAATTTGAATGGCTTCCAATTTTGTGTAAGACTTGTGGTGGCATAGGACATATTGATAATGCTT GGCCTCATTCTGGGGGATTTCCTTTGGCCACCCCTGCTAGAGCAATCATCAGACTCAGCAGGCAGGAGTTATTGGATCAGGGTAGTCAGGCTGCTAAGTTTGGGCAGTGTACTTTCATGGATGCCCTTAACAACGCTACCCCAAAAGTTGGCATTGGGACTG TGCATGAGCTGGCTACTGGTGAACAGTTTTATCTTACTATGGTATATGCGTTTAATGGTTTATCTGAAAGGAAGCCTTTATGGATTAGGCTTCAGGACATAAGTGGTCAAATTCATAGCCCATGGATCATTTGTGGGGATTTTAATACTGTGTTGGCTCCTTCTGAAAGATTAGGAGGGAGTACTACTGAGGAAGAAATGGAGGATTTTCAGAACTGCCTTGATGTTTGTCATATGGTTGATATGCCTGCCACTGGATCCTTATTCACTTGGAATAACAAACAGGAGGCGGCTACCAGGGTTTTTAGCAGACTTGACAGAGCTCTTGTCAATCATGAGTGGAGTGATCAGAAAAAAGAGTTTTATGCTCACTTTCATCCTGAAGGTTGCTTTGACCATACTCCTTGCATCATTCAGAGACTGAGTGCTATGGGACAAAGGAAAGGAAGCTttaaatattttaacatgtggagTACTACTGAACATTTCTTACCTTGTGTAACCCAGGCTTGGGGACATAGGATTACTGGTACCCCCATGTTTAAGTTTGTGAGAAAACTTAAACTTCTTAAACAACCTCTTAAGCAGTTGAATAGAGAGCTCTTTGCTGATGTAGAGAACAATACCATGAGAGCTTGGAAGCATTTGGAATCTATTCAGTCTCAAATCAGGTCTGATCCCACTAATCCAGACTTGATTGGGATTGAAATCAAAGCTGCTAAGGAATATCAAGAGCTTCAGAAGGCCTGTGACAGTTTCTTACTACAAAAATCTAAGGCCACTTGGATTCATGAAGGGGACAATAATTCTAAAGTGTTTCACAGTTACATGAAGAGTAGACAG GATCATCGGGACTGGTTGAATAAGCCTGTCACAAATGATGAGATCAAGGAGGCTTTATTTCAAACCCCTAACCATAAAGCTCCAGGTCCTGATGGATACTCTAGTGCATTTTTTAAAGATGCTTGGAGTGTTGTGGGAGAGGAACTTTGTGAGGTGGTTAAGGATTTCTTCATTCATTGCAG GTTGACTAGGGTGCTACCTGAGATTATCAGTCCTACTCAGGGAGGTTTTATTAAAGGTCGTAACATtattgaaaatattttggtttgtCAGGAAGTTATAAGACTTTACAATAGGGCTTCTGTGTCACCTAGATGTTTGATCAAGGTTGACCTAAAGAAAGCTTATGACTCGGTTAACTGGGATTTTTTTATGTGA